A stretch of the Streptomyces sp. NBC_01428 genome encodes the following:
- a CDS encoding SDR family oxidoreductase translates to MSEDDTRTGLRCLVTGATGYIGGRLVPELLAEGHQVRCLARSPDKLRDYPWAGEAEVVRGDVTDAESVGDAMREIDVAYYLVHALGSGRDFEETDRRAARIFGEQAKAAGVRRIVYLGGLTPVGVPEEELSPHLRSRAEVGRILLNSGVPTTVLRAAVIIGSGSVSFEMLRYLTERLPVMVTPSWVSTRIQPMGVRDVLRTLVGSATMPAEVNRAFDIGGPDVLTYLEMMRRYATIARLPRRLIFPVPVLTPRLSSHWVGLVTPVPASIAKPLTESLRHEVVCHEHDIARYVPDPPGRPIGFDASVALALQRVRDAQVTTRWSSASYPGTSSDPLPTDPDWAGGSLYTDRREMTVDASPEALWRVIEGIGGDNGWYSFPLAWAVRGWLDRAVGGVGLRRGRRDANRLRVGDSLDFWRVEEIEPGHLLRLRAEMRLPGLAWLEMYAEKDDAGRTRYRQRALFHPHGLLGHLYWWSVSPFHSVVFGGMARNIAKAAAKNAPRGVKEPAFTR, encoded by the coding sequence ATGAGCGAGGACGACACCCGCACCGGACTGCGGTGTCTGGTGACCGGTGCCACCGGCTACATCGGCGGACGGCTGGTCCCGGAGCTGCTGGCCGAAGGGCACCAGGTGCGCTGTCTGGCCCGCTCCCCCGACAAGCTCCGCGACTACCCCTGGGCGGGCGAGGCCGAGGTGGTGCGCGGGGACGTCACGGACGCCGAGTCCGTCGGCGACGCGATGCGGGAGATCGACGTCGCCTACTACCTCGTGCACGCGCTCGGCTCGGGCCGCGACTTCGAGGAGACCGACCGCCGAGCGGCCCGGATCTTCGGCGAGCAGGCCAAGGCGGCGGGCGTCCGGCGCATCGTCTACCTGGGCGGCCTCACCCCTGTGGGCGTGCCGGAGGAGGAACTGTCACCGCACCTCAGGTCGCGCGCGGAGGTCGGCCGCATCCTGCTGAACTCGGGTGTCCCGACCACGGTGCTGCGCGCCGCGGTGATCATCGGCTCCGGCTCCGTCTCGTTCGAGATGCTGCGCTACCTCACCGAGCGGCTGCCGGTGATGGTGACGCCGAGCTGGGTCAGCACCCGGATCCAGCCGATGGGCGTGCGCGACGTGCTGCGCACCCTGGTCGGCAGCGCCACGATGCCCGCCGAGGTCAACCGCGCGTTCGACATCGGGGGCCCCGACGTCCTGACGTACCTGGAGATGATGCGCCGGTACGCGACGATCGCCCGGTTGCCCCGCAGGCTCATCTTCCCGGTACCGGTGCTCACTCCGCGGCTGTCCAGCCACTGGGTCGGCCTGGTCACCCCGGTGCCCGCGTCCATCGCGAAGCCGCTCACCGAGTCGCTGCGCCACGAGGTCGTGTGCCACGAGCACGACATCGCCCGCTACGTGCCCGATCCGCCCGGCCGGCCGATCGGCTTCGACGCGTCGGTGGCCCTCGCACTCCAGCGGGTACGGGACGCGCAGGTCACCACGCGCTGGTCGTCGGCCTCCTACCCCGGCACGTCCAGCGACCCGCTGCCCACCGACCCGGACTGGGCCGGCGGCAGTCTGTACACCGACCGCAGGGAGATGACCGTCGACGCCTCGCCGGAGGCACTGTGGCGGGTGATCGAGGGCATCGGCGGTGACAACGGCTGGTACTCCTTCCCGCTCGCCTGGGCCGTGCGCGGCTGGCTCGACCGGGCCGTGGGCGGGGTGGGCCTGCGCCGCGGCCGCCGGGACGCGAACCGGCTGCGGGTGGGCGACTCGCTCGACTTCTGGCGGGTCGAGGAGATCGAGCCCGGCCATCTGCTGCGGCTGCGCGCCGAGATGAGGCTGCCGGGCCTCGCCTGGCTGGAGATGTACGCGGAGAAGGACGACGCCGGGCGCACCCGCTACCGGCAGCGGGCCCTGTTCCATCCGCACGGTCTGCTCGGCCACCTGTACTGGTGGAGCGTCTCGCCCTTCCACTCCGTCGTGTTCGGCGGCATGGCCCGCAACATCGCCAAGGCCGCCGCCAAGAACGCGCCCAGGGGGGTGAAGGAACCCGCCTTCACCCGCTGA
- a CDS encoding MarR family winged helix-turn-helix transcriptional regulator, with protein MPRPDDSDDRTGEPDPAGGPQGERAAPADLQAFAVQLRRMNGEVNRVVHGFAGEHGLHATDVQALAAILDAPEPLTPGRLREHLGLTSGAVTACLDRLERAGHIRRVRESADRRVVHLHWVPDAKSAARAHFRPLAEVTASVRSGFSEDELSVVLRFLTAMNEQLSGVRSPGR; from the coding sequence GTGCCCAGACCAGACGACTCCGACGACCGGACGGGTGAGCCGGACCCCGCCGGGGGACCGCAGGGCGAGCGCGCGGCGCCGGCGGACCTCCAGGCCTTCGCCGTGCAGCTCCGCCGGATGAACGGCGAGGTCAACCGCGTCGTGCACGGCTTCGCCGGCGAACACGGACTGCACGCCACGGACGTCCAGGCGCTCGCCGCGATCCTCGACGCCCCCGAACCGCTCACGCCCGGCCGGCTCAGGGAGCACCTCGGGCTCACCTCGGGTGCCGTCACGGCGTGCCTGGACCGGCTCGAACGGGCGGGCCACATCCGGCGCGTCAGGGAGAGCGCGGACCGCAGAGTGGTCCACCTGCACTGGGTCCCCGACGCCAAGTCGGCCGCCCGCGCCCACTTCCGGCCGCTCGCCGAGGTCACCGCGAGCGTCCGGTCGGGCTTCAGCGAGGACGAACTGTCGGTGGTCCTGCGGTTCCTGACGGCCATGAACGAACAGCTCTCCGGCGTGCGGTCCCCCGGGCGCTGA
- a CDS encoding MMPL family transporter, which produces MSITPRRALWLIPVVLLVAWLGIGGTLGPYAGKLGEVATNDQAAFLPRSAESTKVVSEQRAFQQDETLPAIVVWTVDGAGSVRGERQAAATRALASLAGTPGVVGQVSPALPSGDGKALEGVVQLRPDLGDKLPDTLDRVRTATDRVPGTTARIAGPAASQADLSDAFAGIDGLLLGVALATVLVILLLVYRSVLLPFVIILGAVFALGLACAVVYVLADHDVVRVDGQVQGILSILVIGAATDYALLFTARFREELALHDDRFTAVRAALRQSWGAIVASAGTVALGLLALLLSDLTNNRALGPVGAIGVVCAVLSTLTFLPAVLVLLGRAAYWPARPRPTGDAGAGSGVWRRVADLVDRAPRKVWAIALAGLLACAAFAPTLTAKGVPLDEIFVDDAPSVSAQRTLSEHFPGGSGNPAVIIAGADRLSQVITAARGTDGVASAAAVTESGRPGGGDPKVVDGRVRVDVTLRAAADSDAAKSTVARLRDAVHAVPDADALVGGYTAQQYDTRQTAERDRTLIVPVVLAIILVILAGLLRSLLMPLLLVATVALNFAATLGISSLVFRHVFGFSGTDASVPLYGFVFLVALGVDYNIFLMSRVREESLRHGVRQGVLRGLVATGGVITSAGVVLAATFAALGVIPLAFLVQIAFIVAFGVLLDTLVVRSLLVPALVRDIGRRAWWPGTLSREPAPVPDQGEHVRV; this is translated from the coding sequence ATGTCCATCACCCCACGACGGGCCCTGTGGCTGATCCCCGTCGTCCTGCTCGTCGCCTGGCTCGGAATCGGAGGCACCCTCGGCCCCTACGCCGGGAAGCTGGGCGAGGTCGCCACCAACGACCAGGCCGCCTTCCTGCCGCGCAGCGCCGAGTCCACCAAGGTGGTCTCCGAGCAGCGGGCCTTCCAGCAGGACGAGACCCTGCCCGCGATCGTCGTGTGGACGGTGGACGGCGCGGGGTCGGTCCGGGGCGAGCGCCAGGCCGCCGCCACCCGCGCGCTCGCCTCCCTCGCCGGCACGCCCGGCGTCGTCGGCCAGGTGTCTCCCGCGCTGCCGTCGGGCGACGGCAAGGCGCTGGAGGGCGTCGTCCAGCTCCGGCCGGATCTCGGCGACAAACTGCCCGACACCCTCGACCGCGTCCGGACCGCCACCGACCGCGTCCCGGGAACGACGGCACGCATCGCCGGGCCCGCCGCCAGCCAGGCCGACCTCTCCGACGCCTTCGCCGGCATCGACGGCCTGCTGCTCGGCGTGGCCCTCGCGACCGTGCTGGTCATCCTGCTGCTCGTGTACCGCAGCGTGCTGCTGCCGTTCGTCATCATCCTCGGCGCGGTGTTCGCGCTCGGTCTGGCGTGCGCCGTCGTCTACGTCCTCGCCGACCACGACGTCGTCCGGGTCGACGGTCAGGTGCAGGGCATCCTCTCCATCCTCGTGATCGGCGCGGCGACCGACTACGCGCTCCTGTTCACCGCCCGCTTCCGCGAGGAACTGGCCCTGCACGACGACCGGTTCACCGCCGTCCGGGCGGCGTTGCGGCAGTCGTGGGGCGCGATCGTCGCGAGCGCGGGGACGGTCGCCCTCGGCCTGCTGGCCCTGCTGCTCAGCGACCTGACGAACAACCGGGCGCTCGGCCCGGTCGGCGCCATCGGCGTCGTCTGCGCCGTGCTCAGCACCCTCACCTTCCTGCCGGCCGTCCTGGTCCTCCTCGGCCGCGCCGCCTACTGGCCGGCCCGTCCCCGCCCGACCGGGGACGCCGGGGCGGGCAGCGGAGTCTGGCGCCGGGTCGCCGACCTGGTGGACCGCGCACCCCGCAAGGTCTGGGCGATCGCCCTCGCGGGCCTCCTCGCCTGCGCGGCCTTCGCCCCCACCCTCACCGCGAAGGGCGTTCCCCTCGACGAGATCTTCGTCGACGACGCGCCGTCCGTCTCCGCCCAGCGGACGCTCTCGGAGCACTTCCCCGGCGGCTCGGGGAACCCCGCCGTGATCATCGCCGGCGCGGACCGCCTCTCCCAGGTGATCACCGCGGCGCGCGGCACGGACGGCGTCGCCTCGGCCGCCGCGGTGACGGAGTCCGGACGGCCCGGCGGGGGAGACCCCAAGGTCGTCGACGGCCGGGTGCGGGTCGACGTCACCCTGCGGGCCGCCGCCGACAGCGACGCGGCCAAGAGCACCGTCGCCCGGCTGCGGGACGCCGTCCACGCCGTTCCGGACGCCGACGCGCTCGTGGGCGGATACACGGCCCAGCAGTACGACACCCGGCAGACCGCCGAACGGGACCGCACCCTCATCGTGCCCGTGGTCCTCGCCATCATCCTGGTGATTCTGGCGGGCCTGCTGCGCTCCCTGCTGATGCCGCTCCTGCTGGTGGCCACGGTGGCGCTCAACTTCGCCGCGACACTGGGTATTTCGTCGCTCGTGTTCCGGCACGTCTTCGGGTTCAGCGGCACCGACGCCTCCGTACCGCTGTACGGCTTCGTGTTCCTCGTCGCCCTCGGTGTGGACTACAACATCTTCCTGATGTCCCGGGTCCGCGAGGAGTCGCTGCGGCACGGAGTGCGCCAGGGAGTGCTGCGCGGGCTCGTCGCCACCGGTGGGGTGATCACCTCGGCGGGTGTCGTCCTCGCCGCGACCTTCGCGGCCCTCGGCGTCATCCCGCTGGCCTTCCTCGTGCAGATCGCCTTCATCGTCGCGTTCGGCGTCCTGCTCGACACCCTGGTGGTGCGCTCGCTGCTGGTGCCCGCGCTCGTCCGCGACATCGGCCGCCGTGCGTGGTGGCCGGGGACGCTGAGCCGCGAACCGGCGCCGGTGCCCGACCAGGGCGAGCACGTCCGGGTGTGA
- a CDS encoding putative leader peptide: MRLDLTRRRHVDLARVSSSFCRRDV, encoded by the coding sequence ATGCGACTGGACCTCACGCGGCGACGCCATGTCGACCTTGCGCGTGTCTCCAGCTCCTTCTGTCGTCGCGACGTCTGA
- the ssuE gene encoding NADPH-dependent FMN reductase: MATVLSVSGSPSASSRTAKLLRHLDARLTAQGHEVIPLDVRTIPAEALLGADFRHPAVVEAAALFDRADGVVIGTPVYKAAYSGVLKALLDLLPQYALAGKTVLPLVTGGSTAHVLALDYALRPVLNSMGATHIVQGWFTLDKDITTAPDGTVTVAPGTAEALAQVVDQFSVALGRTPLLAAAG, translated from the coding sequence ATGGCCACCGTCCTGTCCGTCTCCGGCAGTCCCTCCGCCTCGTCCCGCACCGCCAAGCTCCTGCGTCACCTCGACGCCCGCCTCACCGCACAGGGGCACGAGGTGATCCCCCTCGACGTCCGCACGATCCCGGCCGAGGCCCTGCTCGGAGCGGACTTCCGGCACCCCGCCGTCGTGGAGGCGGCCGCGCTGTTCGACCGTGCCGACGGCGTGGTCATCGGCACCCCCGTCTACAAGGCCGCCTACTCCGGCGTCCTCAAGGCCCTGCTCGACCTCCTGCCGCAGTACGCCCTCGCCGGCAAGACTGTCCTGCCGCTGGTCACCGGCGGCAGCACGGCCCACGTGCTCGCCCTGGACTACGCGCTGCGCCCGGTCCTCAACTCCATGGGCGCGACCCACATCGTCCAGGGCTGGTTCACGCTCGACAAGGACATCACCACGGCACCGGACGGGACCGTCACCGTGGCGCCCGGCACCGCCGAGGCGCTGGCGCAGGTGGTGGACCAGTTCTCGGTGGCCCTCGGCCGCACCCCGCTGCTCGCCGCGGCCGGATGA
- a CDS encoding SfnB family sulfur acquisition oxidoreductase, with product MTSVTAHVIADDAEALAVAAGLAEAFRTEAPLRDAERRLPYAELEQLSASGLLGVTVPADHGGADVRQETLAEVFRLLASADASLAQIPQNHFVYVNVLRRQGTTEQRKFFFGEVLEGRRFGNAQSEAGTRHVQDIRTRLLPLPDGSHELTGVKHYSTGALFADWIPVLARAEDGNLYVAYVPRDADGLTVVDDWDGMGQRTTASGTVRLDAVTVPADRVVPHHLTFQGPQLHGAVAQLLHAAIDAGIAGGALAEAAEFVRTKSRPWFESGVDTAAEDPLLIQRFGELDLQVRASEALLGVAARAVDAARDELTDASAAEASLAVAAAKAHTTATAVLVADALFEVAGTRAALDSLNLHRYWRDARTHTLHDPARWKIQHLGRHVLNGTRPPRHGLL from the coding sequence ATGACGTCCGTGACCGCCCACGTGATCGCCGACGACGCCGAAGCCCTCGCCGTCGCCGCGGGACTCGCGGAGGCGTTCCGGACCGAAGCCCCGCTGCGCGACGCCGAACGGCGCCTGCCGTACGCCGAGTTGGAACAGCTCTCCGCCTCCGGTCTGCTCGGCGTCACCGTGCCCGCGGACCACGGCGGAGCGGACGTCCGGCAGGAGACCCTCGCCGAGGTCTTCCGGCTGCTGGCCTCGGCCGACGCCAGCCTCGCCCAGATCCCGCAGAACCACTTCGTGTACGTGAACGTGCTGCGCCGGCAGGGCACCACCGAGCAGCGGAAGTTCTTCTTCGGCGAGGTCCTGGAGGGCCGGCGCTTCGGCAACGCGCAGTCCGAGGCCGGTACCCGGCACGTCCAGGACATCCGCACGCGGCTGCTGCCGCTCCCGGACGGCTCCCACGAACTGACCGGCGTCAAGCACTACTCGACCGGAGCGCTGTTCGCCGACTGGATCCCCGTGCTGGCCCGCGCCGAGGACGGCAACCTGTACGTCGCCTACGTCCCCCGGGACGCCGACGGGCTCACCGTCGTCGACGACTGGGACGGCATGGGGCAGCGCACCACGGCCAGCGGCACCGTCCGCCTCGACGCCGTGACCGTCCCCGCCGACCGCGTGGTGCCCCACCACCTCACCTTCCAGGGGCCGCAACTGCACGGCGCGGTAGCCCAGTTGCTGCACGCGGCCATCGACGCGGGGATCGCCGGGGGCGCCCTCGCCGAGGCCGCGGAGTTCGTGCGCACGAAGAGCCGACCGTGGTTCGAGAGCGGCGTCGACACGGCCGCCGAGGACCCGCTGCTCATCCAGCGCTTCGGCGAACTCGATCTCCAGGTAAGGGCGTCGGAGGCACTGCTCGGTGTCGCGGCCCGCGCGGTCGACGCGGCCCGCGACGAGCTGACGGATGCCTCGGCCGCCGAGGCGTCCCTCGCCGTGGCCGCCGCGAAGGCCCACACCACGGCCACCGCCGTCCTGGTGGCCGACGCGCTCTTCGAGGTCGCCGGCACCCGCGCCGCCCTCGACTCCCTCAACCTGCACCGGTACTGGCGCGACGCCCGCACCCACACGCTCCACGACCCCGCCCGCTGGAAGATCCAGCACCTCGGTCGCCACGTCCTGAACGGCACCAGGCCTCCGCGGCACGGCCTGCTCTGA
- a CDS encoding LLM class flavin-dependent oxidoreductase, with amino-acid sequence MSLTFHWFLPTNGDSRHVVGGGHGTPATVSGQDRPPTVAYLSQIARAAEDLGFTGALTPTGAWCEDAWLTTAMVSQNTERLKFLVAFRPGFVSPTLAAQMASTYQRQTGGRLLLNVVTGGESHEQRAYGDFLDKDARYRRTGEFLSIVRDLWDGKTVDLAGEHLRVEDARLARVPDPVPEVYFGGSSPAAGEVAARYADVYLTWGEPPAQVAEKIAWIRGLAEREGRTLRFGIRLHVITRDTSEQAWAEAGRLLDGFDPATVKSVQEGLARSESEGQRRMLALHGGGRDGLEIHPNLWAGIGLVRGGAGTALVGSHDEVADRIEEYHALGIDEFVLSGYPHLEEAYWFGEGVLPRLAARGRWHHPFATGPAPSAQVPFTS; translated from the coding sequence GTGTCCCTCACCTTCCACTGGTTCCTGCCCACCAACGGAGACAGCCGCCATGTCGTCGGCGGCGGCCACGGCACGCCCGCCACCGTCTCCGGACAGGACCGCCCGCCGACGGTGGCCTATCTCAGCCAGATCGCCCGCGCCGCCGAGGACCTGGGGTTCACCGGCGCCCTCACACCGACCGGGGCCTGGTGCGAGGACGCCTGGCTCACCACCGCGATGGTCAGCCAGAACACGGAGCGCCTGAAGTTCCTCGTGGCGTTCCGGCCGGGCTTCGTGTCGCCCACGCTCGCCGCGCAGATGGCCTCCACCTACCAGCGCCAGACCGGCGGACGGCTGCTGCTGAACGTGGTCACCGGCGGAGAGAGCCACGAACAGCGTGCCTACGGCGACTTCCTCGACAAGGACGCCCGCTACCGCCGTACCGGCGAGTTCCTCTCGATCGTCCGGGACCTGTGGGACGGCAAGACCGTCGACCTGGCCGGCGAGCACCTCCGCGTCGAGGACGCACGGCTCGCCCGGGTCCCCGACCCCGTGCCCGAGGTCTACTTCGGCGGTTCCTCACCCGCCGCCGGCGAGGTCGCCGCCCGGTACGCGGACGTCTACCTCACCTGGGGCGAACCGCCCGCGCAGGTCGCCGAGAAGATCGCCTGGATCCGCGGGCTCGCCGAACGGGAGGGGCGGACCCTGCGCTTCGGCATCCGCCTGCACGTGATCACCCGCGACACCTCCGAACAGGCGTGGGCGGAGGCGGGACGGCTCCTCGACGGCTTCGACCCCGCGACGGTGAAGTCCGTCCAGGAGGGGCTGGCCCGCAGCGAGTCGGAGGGCCAGCGGCGCATGCTCGCGCTGCACGGCGGCGGCCGCGACGGCCTGGAGATCCACCCCAACCTGTGGGCCGGCATCGGCCTGGTGCGCGGCGGTGCCGGCACCGCCCTGGTCGGCAGCCACGACGAGGTCGCCGACCGCATCGAGGAGTACCACGCCCTGGGCATCGACGAGTTCGTGCTCTCCGGCTACCCGCACCTCGAGGAGGCCTACTGGTTCGGCGAGGGCGTACTGCCCCGCCTCGCCGCGCGGGGCCGCTGGCACCATCCGTTCGCGACCGGCCCGGCCCCGTCCGCACAGGTGCCCTTCACGAGCTGA
- a CDS encoding acyl-CoA dehydrogenase family protein — MTATPHPLVTAARRLAADVLVPRAERVDQDGVPVSSVEAVKASGLLGVSAPVAYGGSAAPPAVVRETAEILAGACCSTWFVQTQHHTPVATLAQADLGLPVRERLLGPLARGELLSGVAYAQLRAHPRVPVRVTAERGGLRFHGTVPWYSGWGLNDVMLLAGVTDADEALFAFTEAREQPGLRASAPMRLAALSASRTVSLELDGLWVPEEAVALRVPYASWAAGDRPKNTNASPAVFGVTSAAIGLLEGDPAAKGTAEVLRARLEEVRRQAYALADHPVPTERIDERLVCKTRAYDVMRAATTAAVVAGGGRAMDLSSPAQRLAREGMFLLVQGQTAEVRTAHLDALGTP, encoded by the coding sequence ATGACCGCCACACCGCATCCGCTCGTCACCGCCGCCCGCAGACTCGCGGCCGACGTGCTGGTGCCCCGCGCGGAGCGGGTGGACCAGGACGGCGTGCCCGTGAGCAGTGTCGAGGCGGTCAAGGCGTCCGGGCTTCTCGGGGTGAGCGCCCCCGTGGCGTACGGCGGGTCGGCGGCGCCTCCCGCTGTGGTGCGGGAGACCGCGGAGATCCTGGCCGGGGCGTGCTGCTCGACGTGGTTCGTGCAGACCCAGCACCACACGCCGGTGGCGACCCTGGCGCAGGCCGACCTCGGCCTGCCCGTACGGGAGCGGCTGCTCGGTCCGCTCGCGCGCGGCGAGCTGCTGTCCGGAGTGGCGTACGCGCAGCTCCGCGCCCATCCGCGGGTGCCGGTACGGGTCACCGCGGAGCGCGGTGGCCTGCGCTTCCACGGGACGGTCCCCTGGTACTCGGGCTGGGGGCTCAACGACGTCATGCTGCTCGCCGGGGTGACCGACGCCGACGAAGCCCTGTTCGCGTTCACCGAGGCGCGCGAGCAGCCGGGACTGCGGGCGTCCGCCCCGATGCGGCTCGCCGCGCTCTCCGCGTCCCGCACCGTCTCCCTGGAGCTGGACGGGCTGTGGGTGCCCGAGGAGGCGGTGGCGCTGCGCGTCCCGTACGCGTCCTGGGCGGCCGGCGACCGGCCGAAGAACACGAACGCCTCGCCGGCCGTGTTCGGGGTGACGTCGGCGGCGATCGGCCTGCTGGAGGGCGACCCCGCGGCCAAGGGGACCGCGGAGGTGCTGCGGGCACGTCTGGAGGAGGTGCGGCGGCAGGCGTACGCGCTCGCCGACCACCCGGTGCCGACGGAACGGATCGACGAGCGGCTGGTGTGCAAGACACGGGCGTACGACGTGATGCGGGCGGCGACCACGGCGGCGGTCGTGGCCGGCGGCGGGCGGGCGATGGACCTAAGCAGCCCCGCACAGCGGCTGGCACGCGAGGGGATGTTCCTGCTGGTGCAGGGGCAGACGGCCGAGGTGCGCACGGCACACCTCGACGCGCTGGGAACGCCCTGA
- a CDS encoding YciI family protein gives MKYYLLSVMQPQGEPPAPEIMQEIMHNLEVFHTELREAGAWVFAGGLNGPETATVLRARDGDVLVTDGPYTESKEYLGGICLIKAPDLDAALTWGRKATLATTLPIEVRPFMHEADDR, from the coding sequence ATGAAGTACTACCTGCTGAGCGTGATGCAGCCGCAGGGCGAGCCGCCCGCGCCCGAGATCATGCAGGAGATCATGCACAACCTGGAGGTGTTCCACACGGAGCTGCGCGAGGCCGGGGCCTGGGTGTTCGCCGGGGGGCTGAACGGCCCGGAGACCGCGACCGTGCTGCGCGCCCGGGACGGCGACGTGCTGGTCACCGACGGGCCGTACACCGAGAGCAAGGAGTACCTGGGCGGCATCTGTCTGATCAAGGCGCCGGACCTGGACGCGGCGCTCACCTGGGGCCGCAAGGCGACCCTCGCGACCACCCTGCCCATCGAGGTCCGCCCGTTCATGCACGAGGCCGACGACCGATGA
- a CDS encoding RNA polymerase sigma factor: MTTDAAGIEAVFRAEYGRAVSVLIRLLGDIDLAEEAVQDAFTTAVAKWPETGTPPSPAGWIITTARNRAVDRLRRESSREARHAEAVRLHAPDEPAEEGPVRDDRLRLIFTCCHPALAPQAQVALTLRLLGGLTTPQIARAFLVPEATMAQRIVRAKAKIRDAGIPYRIPRDADLPDRVDGVLAVVYLVFNEGYGGRADLCTEAVRLGRLLVELMPDEPEALGLLALMLLIEARRPARTSGDGDLVLLADQDRSRWDRGLIAEGQDLVRRCLRRNRPGPYQIQAAVNAVHSDAPTAAATDWDQIRRLYDQLMALAPSPVVALNRAVAVAETEGPGTALALVEDLDLAGYPAFHAVRADLLRRLGRTGEAVEAYDAAVALTESAPERAHLERVRAALAKS; the protein is encoded by the coding sequence ATGACCACCGACGCCGCCGGGATCGAGGCCGTCTTCCGCGCCGAGTACGGCCGGGCGGTCTCCGTCCTCATCCGCCTCCTCGGGGACATCGACCTCGCCGAGGAGGCGGTCCAGGACGCCTTCACCACGGCGGTCGCGAAGTGGCCGGAGACCGGCACACCGCCGAGCCCGGCCGGCTGGATCATCACCACCGCGCGCAACCGCGCCGTCGACCGGCTCCGCCGCGAGTCCTCACGAGAGGCCCGGCACGCCGAGGCGGTCCGGCTGCACGCACCGGACGAACCCGCGGAGGAGGGTCCCGTGCGCGACGACCGGCTCCGTCTGATCTTCACCTGCTGCCACCCGGCGCTCGCCCCCCAGGCCCAGGTGGCCCTCACCCTGCGGCTCCTGGGCGGCCTCACCACGCCGCAGATCGCGCGCGCCTTCCTCGTCCCCGAAGCCACGATGGCCCAGCGGATCGTCCGCGCCAAGGCCAAGATCCGCGACGCGGGCATCCCCTACCGCATCCCCCGCGACGCCGACCTTCCGGACCGGGTCGACGGGGTCCTCGCCGTCGTCTACCTCGTCTTCAACGAGGGGTACGGCGGCCGCGCCGACCTCTGCACGGAGGCGGTGCGGCTCGGACGCCTCCTCGTCGAGCTCATGCCGGACGAGCCGGAGGCACTCGGCCTGCTGGCCCTGATGCTGCTCATCGAGGCCCGGCGGCCCGCCCGCACGAGCGGCGACGGCGACCTGGTCCTCCTCGCCGACCAGGACCGCTCCCGCTGGGACCGTGGCCTGATCGCCGAGGGACAGGACCTGGTGCGCCGCTGTCTGCGCCGCAACCGGCCCGGGCCCTATCAGATCCAGGCCGCCGTCAACGCCGTGCACAGCGACGCGCCGACCGCGGCCGCCACCGACTGGGACCAGATCCGCCGCCTCTACGACCAGCTCATGGCCCTCGCCCCCAGCCCCGTCGTCGCCCTCAACCGCGCCGTCGCCGTGGCCGAGACCGAGGGACCCGGGACCGCCCTCGCCCTCGTCGAGGACCTCGACCTCGCCGGCTACCCCGCCTTCCACGCCGTACGAGCGGATCTGCTGCGCCGGCTCGGCCGCACCGGCGAGGCCGTCGAGGCGTACGACGCCGCCGTCGCGCTGACCGAGAGCGCGCCGGAGCGCGCGCACCTCGAACGGGTCCGGGCCGCCCTCGCGAAGAGCTGA
- the urtE gene encoding urea ABC transporter ATP-binding subunit UrtE, whose amino-acid sequence MLEIDTVHVGYHRSLVLHGVSVEVPRNGVAAVLGHNGAGKSTLLRAAVGLLGPQSGTVRLDGEDITRRTPHERVARGMAYVPQGQQVFPHLTTAENLQLVADGRRRGREAVAEALDLFPALRTLSGRRAGLLSGGQRQQLAIARALVTEPRVLLLDEPTEGIQPSVVTEIEQTILSLAARGGLSVLLVEQHVGFAMRAAQRYYVLEAGRVTSSGEGGRDAERSVREALSV is encoded by the coding sequence ATGCTGGAGATCGACACCGTCCACGTCGGATACCACCGCAGTCTCGTGCTGCACGGCGTCTCCGTCGAGGTGCCGCGCAACGGGGTGGCCGCCGTGCTCGGCCACAACGGGGCCGGCAAGAGCACGCTGCTGCGGGCCGCCGTCGGACTGCTGGGCCCGCAGAGCGGCACGGTCCGCCTCGACGGCGAGGACATCACCCGCCGTACGCCGCACGAGCGGGTGGCGCGCGGGATGGCGTACGTCCCCCAGGGCCAGCAGGTCTTCCCGCACCTCACCACCGCGGAGAACCTCCAGCTCGTCGCGGACGGACGGCGGCGCGGCAGGGAGGCCGTCGCCGAGGCCCTGGACCTGTTCCCCGCGCTGCGCACGCTCTCGGGCCGCCGCGCGGGGCTGCTGTCCGGCGGCCAGCGACAGCAACTGGCCATCGCCCGTGCCCTGGTGACGGAGCCTCGGGTCCTGCTCCTCGACGAGCCGACCGAGGGCATCCAGCCCTCGGTGGTCACCGAGATCGAGCAGACGATCCTCTCCTTGGCGGCCCGGGGCGGTCTGTCGGTGCTGCTGGTCGAGCAGCACGTGGGTTTCGCGATGCGGGCCGCGCAGCGCTACTACGTCCTGGAGGCGGGCCGGGTGACCTCGTCCGGAGAAGGCGGCCGGGACGCGGAGCGGTCGGTGCGGGAGGCGCTCAGCGTGTGA